The Deltaproteobacteria bacterium genome window below encodes:
- a CDS encoding OmpA family protein, with product MRRPALILLVTSLSLLGGCKAKKLQAELDRTRAELSQTKTDLDKSRADNDELSKQNKTYEQRIAELEGELTQLNAQIEDLAKQQGLTAKELADLRAEKAKREAELKVYKDLFSRLKALVDAGTIEVQFRKGRMVVKLSDSILFDSGKTKLRPEGVAAVAQLVPALKSVGDREFLVSGHTDNVPIKTARFKSNWELSTARAVVMVDTMIEQGYPAAQLGAAGFGEFDPVAANDTPEQRAQNRRIEIVLMPLLGDIPGMQEMLTKH from the coding sequence ATGCGACGTCCCGCCCTCATCCTGCTGGTGACCTCACTATCGCTGCTCGGGGGCTGCAAGGCCAAGAAGCTGCAAGCAGAGCTCGACCGAACCCGCGCCGAGCTGTCCCAGACCAAGACGGACCTCGACAAGTCGCGCGCCGACAACGACGAGCTCTCGAAGCAGAACAAGACCTACGAGCAGCGCATCGCCGAGCTCGAGGGTGAGCTGACCCAGCTGAACGCGCAGATCGAAGACCTCGCGAAGCAGCAGGGCCTCACCGCCAAGGAGCTCGCCGACCTCCGCGCCGAGAAGGCCAAGCGCGAGGCCGAGCTCAAGGTCTACAAGGATCTGTTCTCGCGACTGAAGGCGCTGGTCGACGCGGGCACCATCGAGGTGCAGTTCCGCAAGGGTCGCATGGTCGTCAAGCTGTCCGACTCGATCCTCTTCGACAGCGGCAAGACCAAGCTGCGACCCGAAGGCGTCGCCGCGGTGGCGCAGCTGGTGCCCGCGCTCAAGAGCGTCGGCGACCGCGAGTTCCTGGTCTCGGGTCACACGGACAACGTTCCGATCAAGACCGCCCGCTTCAAGTCGAACTGGGAGCTCAGCACCGCGCGCGCGGTGGTCATGGTCGACACGATGATCGAGCAGGGCTACCCCGCCGCACAGCTGGGTGCGGCCGGCTTCGGCGAGTTCGATCCGGTCGCCGCGAACGATACCCCCGAGCAGCGGGCACAGAACCGCCGCATCGAGATCGTGCTGATGCCGCTGCTCGGCGACATCCCGGGCATGCAAGAGATGCTGACCAAGCACTGA
- a CDS encoding benzoate-CoA ligase family protein, whose product MSDPIVIPDRLNMVTFFLDDRIAEGKGDQVALLHTDLQAGGDPATATTTTRTYRELVAGSCRVTNALRELGLGIEDRVQLLLLDTPEWAEAYFGVLRAGCVAVPTNTWLQPKDYAYYLEYARPKAIIVDAEVWPMLAPVVGDAPYPPRVIVLDRSGAAVPAGTHDWHALVDRQAPEARTEPTWRDDFATWLSSSGSTGNPKCVVHMHHDFVWNTIAYAQRTLRLHGGDLTMSAPKLFFGYALGSNLLFPLAVGGRCLLAHERLEARDYLALIEHHGVTQFVTVPTNIAKLTALPDELRFDLHTLHSLVSAGEALPPRLYLDFKQRFGVEVYDGIGSAEMFHVYITNRPGDVKAGSLGRIVEGYRHRLVDDDNREVPAGEIGTLVIEGPSAGAGYWRMRDKSRETFWGDAVKGGDKFMVDADGYFWYCGRGDDMLKCSGVYVSPVEVENCLMGHTAVREAGVVGYRDEAGLEKAMAFVELHEHATASDALAEELMAYARGHIAAFKVPRRIVFATLPRTDTGKIKRGELRGRAAT is encoded by the coding sequence ATGTCGGACCCGATCGTCATCCCCGACCGCCTCAACATGGTGACCTTCTTCCTCGACGATCGCATCGCCGAGGGCAAGGGTGACCAGGTCGCCTTGTTGCACACCGATCTGCAGGCCGGTGGCGACCCCGCGACCGCCACCACGACGACGCGCACCTATCGGGAACTCGTGGCCGGCAGCTGCCGTGTGACGAACGCACTGCGGGAGCTCGGCCTCGGCATCGAGGACCGTGTGCAGCTGCTGCTGCTCGACACCCCGGAGTGGGCCGAGGCCTACTTCGGCGTGCTGCGTGCGGGCTGCGTCGCGGTGCCCACCAACACCTGGCTGCAGCCCAAGGACTACGCCTACTACCTCGAGTACGCACGACCCAAGGCCATCATCGTCGACGCCGAGGTGTGGCCGATGCTCGCGCCGGTCGTCGGCGACGCGCCCTACCCTCCCCGCGTCATCGTGCTCGATCGCAGTGGTGCGGCCGTGCCCGCGGGCACCCACGACTGGCACGCGCTGGTCGATCGTCAGGCGCCCGAGGCCCGTACCGAGCCGACCTGGCGCGACGACTTCGCGACCTGGCTGTCGTCGTCGGGCTCCACTGGCAACCCCAAGTGCGTGGTGCACATGCACCACGACTTCGTGTGGAACACGATCGCCTACGCGCAGCGAACCCTGCGGCTCCACGGCGGCGACCTCACGATGTCGGCGCCGAAGCTGTTCTTCGGCTATGCGCTCGGCAGCAACCTGCTGTTCCCGCTCGCGGTCGGCGGCCGCTGCCTGCTGGCCCACGAGCGGCTCGAGGCCCGCGACTACCTCGCGCTCATCGAGCACCACGGCGTCACGCAGTTCGTCACGGTGCCGACCAACATCGCCAAGCTCACCGCGCTGCCCGACGAGCTGCGCTTCGATCTGCACACGCTGCACTCGCTGGTCAGTGCGGGCGAGGCCCTGCCACCGCGGCTGTACCTCGACTTCAAGCAGCGCTTCGGCGTCGAGGTCTACGACGGCATCGGCTCGGCGGAGATGTTCCACGTCTACATCACCAATCGTCCCGGCGACGTGAAGGCCGGCAGCCTCGGCCGCATCGTCGAGGGTTACCGTCATCGCCTCGTCGACGACGACAACCGCGAGGTGCCCGCCGGCGAGATCGGCACGCTGGTGATCGAGGGCCCCTCGGCGGGCGCGGGCTACTGGCGCATGCGCGACAAGAGCCGTGAGACCTTCTGGGGCGACGCGGTCAAGGGTGGCGACAAGTTCATGGTCGATGCCGATGGCTACTTCTGGTACTGCGGCCGCGGCGACGACATGCTCAAGTGCTCGGGCGTGTACGTCTCGCCGGTCGAGGTCGAGAACTGCCTGATGGGCCACACGGCGGTGCGCGAGGCCGGCGTGGTCGGCTACCGCGACGAGGCCGGACTCGAGAAGGCGATGGCTTTCGTCGAGCTGCACGAGCACGCCACCGCCAGCGACGCCCTGGCCGAAGAGCTGATGGCGTACGCGCGCGGCCACATCGCCGCGTTCAAGGTGCCGCGCCGCATCGTGTTCGCAACGCTGCCGCGCACCGACACCGGCAAGATCAAGCGCGGCGAGCTACGCGGTCGGGCGGCGACATGA
- a CDS encoding creatininase family protein yields the protein MSTGVDAELIQLTYPRVQALLQRPTPSIAIVPTGSVEAHGPHLPLGTDTMISVEVARRAGRALAERGLVCLRFPAINYGVTDWARSFAGTVSMRAETTYASVLETCMAAHAMGFARVVVTNAHLEPAHIQTLRRVASDFEAATGVALLFVDKTRRRLAERLGAEFKSGSCHAGSYESSLVLAIAPALVDLPRAQALPPHIVPLHERIAAGARDFVDCGLDRAYCGTPSAASVAEGEATLDVLAQMVIEAVVASLAPAG from the coding sequence ATGAGCACGGGCGTCGACGCGGAGCTGATCCAGCTCACCTATCCGCGGGTGCAGGCACTGCTTCAGCGCCCGACGCCGTCGATCGCGATCGTACCGACCGGCAGCGTCGAGGCCCACGGCCCGCACCTGCCGCTCGGGACCGACACGATGATCAGCGTCGAGGTCGCGCGCCGGGCCGGGCGCGCGCTGGCCGAGCGGGGCCTGGTGTGCCTGCGCTTCCCCGCGATCAACTACGGCGTCACCGACTGGGCGCGCAGCTTCGCGGGTACGGTGTCGATGCGCGCCGAGACCACCTACGCGAGCGTGCTCGAGACCTGCATGGCCGCGCACGCGATGGGCTTCGCCCGCGTGGTCGTGACCAACGCACACCTCGAGCCGGCGCACATCCAGACGCTGCGCCGGGTCGCGTCCGATTTCGAGGCCGCGACCGGCGTGGCGCTGCTGTTCGTCGACAAGACCCGCCGCCGCCTCGCCGAGCGGCTCGGCGCGGAGTTCAAGAGCGGCTCGTGCCATGCGGGCTCCTACGAGTCGTCGCTGGTGCTGGCGATCGCGCCAGCGCTGGTCGACCTGCCGCGCGCGCAGGCCCTGCCCCCGCACATCGTGCCGCTGCACGAGCGCATCGCCGCCGGCGCGCGGGACTTCGTCGACTGCGGGCTCGATCGGGCCTACTGCGGCACGCCGTCGGCGGCGAGCGTCGCCGAGGGCGAGGCAACGCTCGACGTGCTGGCGCAGATGGTCATCGAGGCCGTGGTCGCGAGCCTCGCGCCTGCGGGTTAG
- a CDS encoding 5-formyltetrahydrofolate cyclo-ligase yields the protein MSGDDEARTRVRERLRARRAALPRAWIHQRSTVLCDHVLASPLWAEAEALVAFVGVRGEPDTAAILHAAWERGTPLWLPRVRGDVLEFVDTGGPDDLRSGCFGLIEPSPTRPRIDALAQLGGALVLVPGLGFDRSGARIGFGRGYYDRALAELRDDAGFHRVGVAFEDFVAEPGDPDAAIPMAAHDVPVQWLATERGVQPCTTSTR from the coding sequence GTGAGCGGCGACGACGAGGCCCGCACGCGCGTGCGCGAGCGGCTGCGGGCGCGTCGGGCCGCGCTGCCGCGCGCGTGGATCCACCAGCGCTCGACGGTGCTGTGCGATCACGTGCTCGCCTCGCCGCTGTGGGCGGAGGCCGAAGCGCTCGTCGCCTTCGTCGGCGTGCGCGGCGAGCCCGATACCGCCGCGATCCTGCACGCGGCGTGGGAGCGGGGCACGCCGCTGTGGCTGCCGCGCGTGCGCGGTGACGTGCTGGAGTTCGTGGACACCGGCGGGCCCGACGATCTGCGCTCGGGCTGCTTCGGCTTGATCGAGCCCAGCCCCACGCGCCCGCGCATCGACGCGCTCGCGCAGCTCGGGGGCGCGCTCGTGCTGGTGCCGGGACTCGGTTTCGATCGCAGCGGCGCGCGCATCGGCTTCGGTCGCGGCTACTACGATCGCGCGCTCGCGGAGCTCCGCGACGATGCCGGCTTCCACCGCGTGGGCGTGGCCTTCGAGGACTTCGTCGCCGAGCCGGGGGATCCCGACGCCGCGATCCCGATGGCCGCGCACGACGTGCCCGTGCAGTGGCTCGCGACCGAGCGCGGCGTGCAGCCGTGCACGACGTCGACGCGCTAA